In Lodderomyces elongisporus chromosome 1, complete sequence, a genomic segment contains:
- the PRY1 gene encoding sterol-binding protein, protein MHSQSLFIILAFCLQLIYSAPAPVVITVWETVTSTSNTGTPTPATAAAVVSAGANTVAAQNVAAASPSATSTSTSNFWSNLLGDLRSSSSTSSTAAAAAAASTTPSATASTGTSTFSSWLSSLFSGSSSSDTTSTASTSSGSSGTSFWDRLSSLLSSGSSSSASSATTASGVLLQSSAYSASTPTLQVLTSSATSATYTPSFTLSSSSSSSSSSFTSSSTTSSSTSTGDIYAEISQCSDIDESFATAILDAHNKDRAIHQVGPLSWDVDTYNYAKNNADNYDCSGVLTHTHGQYGENLAAGFKDGPSAVEAWYVENEDYNYNTANTYTHFTQLVWKASTKVGCAYKDCRAENWGLYIICEYDPAGNIIGENKENVFPAAS, encoded by the coding sequence ATGCATAGCCAACTGCTTTTCATCATACTTGCATTTTGCTTGCAACTCATTTATTCAGCACCTGCACCGGTAGTGATTACTGTTTGGGAAACTGTCACTTCGACTTCAAACACTGGTACGCCCACACctgcaacagcagcagcagttgtcTCAGCAGGGGCTAATACTGTGGCTGCTCAaaatgttgctgctgccaGTCCAAGTGCCACATCCACAAGCACTTCCAACTTTTGGAGTAATTTGTTAGGGGATTTGagatcttcttcatcaacttcgtcaacagcagcagcagctgctgctgcatcAACTACACCTTCAGCTACAGCATCCACTGGCACTAGCACTTTTTCCAGTTGGTTGAGTAGTTTATTTTCCggaagcagcagcagtgaCACTACTTCTACCGCCTCAACGTCTTCTGGATCAAGTGGAACTAGTTTTTGGGACAGATTGAGTAGTTTGCTCTCTAGCGGTTCTTCAAGCTCAGCTAGCTCAGCAACTACTGCTTCGGGCGTGCTTTTGCAATCGTCGGCTTATTCGGCTTCTACTCCAACTTTGCAAGTTCTTACATCATCAGCCACTTCAGCAACATACACGCCTTCTTTCACATTGTCATCTTCGTCTTcgtcgtcttcttcttcttttacttcCTCTTCCACCACTTCATCAAGCACTTCCACTGGTGATATCTACGCTGAAATTTCTCAATGCAGCGACATTGATGAGTCATTTGCAACCGCTATTTTGGACGCCCACAACAAAGATAGAGCTATCCACCAAGTTGGTCCATTGTCTTGGGATGTCGACACTTATAACTATGCCAAAAATAATGCTGACAATTACGATTGTTCTGGTGTTTTGACCCACACGCATGGCCAATACGGTGAAAACTTGGCAGCTGGATTCAAAGATGGTCCAAGTGCTGTTGAAGCCTGGTATGTCGAGAACGAGGACTATAACTACAATACAGCAAACACTTATACACATTTTACACAACTTGTATGGAAAGCTTCAACCAAGGTTGGATGTGCGTATAAGGATTGTAGAGCCGAAAACTGGGGTTTGTACATTATTTGTGAGTATGATCCTGCTGGAAACATAATTGGTGAAAATAAGGAGAATGTGTTCCCTGCAGCATCCTAG
- the ATP7 gene encoding ATP synthase d subunit has translation MSSVAKQAASKVDFTKIVKSLGLTGSTAASLQAFRKRYDEAKKNYIDLSAQSTEIDFAHYRSVLKNTKVVDEIEKAVSSFKPVTLDISKNLKNIEIYEQKAIENAKLTEKSVTEEIAQLKATLKDIESARPFDQLTVDDVAQASDLDAKTTYMVKNGKWVVPGYREKFGDLAAM, from the coding sequence ATGTCATCTGTAGCTAAACAAGCAGCATCAAAAGTTGACTTCACCAAGATTGTCAAAAGCTTGGGTTTGACCGGCTCCACTGCTGCTTCCTTGCAAGCTTTTAGAAAGAGATACGATGAAGCCAAGAAGAATTACATTGACTTGTCAGCACAATCAACAGAGATTGACTTTGCCCACTACAGATCAGTGTTGAAGAACACCAAGGTTGTTGacgaaattgaaaaagctgtttcttctttcaagCCAGTCACTCTTGATATTTCAAAGAACTTGAAGAACATTGAAATCTACGAGCAAAAAGCTATTGAAAACGCCAAGTTGACTGAAAAATCAGTCACTGAGGAAATTGCTCAATTGAAGGCCACTTTGAAGGACATTGAGAGTGCTAGACCATTCGATCAATTGACTGTCGATGATGTTGCACAAGCCTCAGACTTGGATGCCAAAACCACTTATATGGTTAAGAACGGTAAGTGGGTTGTTCCAGGCTACAGGGAGAAGTTTGGTGACTTAGCAGCTATGtag